One Benincasa hispida cultivar B227 chromosome 5, ASM972705v1, whole genome shotgun sequence genomic window carries:
- the LOC120078326 gene encoding non-specific lipid transfer protein GPI-anchored 2-like, which yields MAMEILKALAFITVAATILGSFSVEGQTRSSCTTSMINNFTPCFNVITGSSNNGSSQKESCCTTLRSLSGTSMDCACLLLTANVPVPLPINAALALILPTSCNITNLPAQCKASGSPLPSPGPISLGPTAPFPTAAASPSPLSPQVSKAVAVALAPEDGQRQQLMPTHPPAESEAPAATHRRIRPVLAPSASSPSCVCPPSLLLISIAFMVFKSQ from the exons ATGGCAATGGAGATTTTGAAGGCCTTAGCATTCATCACAGTTGCAGCAACTATTTTAGGTAGTTTTTCAGTTGAAGGGCAGACTCGTTCGTCTTGCACAACCTCAATGATCAACAATTTCACCCCATGTTTCAATGTCATCACTGGAAGTAGCAACAATGGTTCATCACAAAAAGAAAGTTGCTGCACCACACTGAGGTCGCTCTCAGGAACAAGTATGGACTGTGCCTGCCTTTTACTTACTGCCAATGTGCCTGTTCCTCTGCCCATCAATGCAGCCCTTGCACTCATCCTTCCAACTTCTTGTAACATCACCAACCTACCTGCACAATGCAAAg CTTCTGGTTCACCCCTACCATCCCCAG GACCTATCTCACTTGGACCAACTGCACCATTTCCTACTGCAGCTGCTTCTCCTTCTCCTCTAAGCCCACAAG TTTCAAAAGCAGTAGCAGTAGCTCTGGCACCGGAAGACGGTCAGCGGCAGCAATTGATGCCCACACATCCTCCGGCAGAATCAGAAGCTCCGGCAGCAACCCATCGTCGGATCCGACCTGTTTTAGCTCCATCCGCATCCTCTCCATCTTGTGTCTGCCCACCATCGCTCTTGCTAATATCCATAGCCTTCATGGTTTTCAAATCCCAATGA
- the LOC120078789 gene encoding 50S ribosomal protein L24, producing MGWKAAEKLIRHWKILRGDNVMIIRGKDKGETGVIKRVIRTQNRVIVEGKNLVKKHIKQGQGHEGGIFTVEAPLHVSNVQVVDPVTGKPCKVGIRYLEDGSKVRVSRGIGASGSIIPRSEILKIRTTPRPTVAGPKDTPMDVVLEKTYDAKTGKGMPEL from the exons ATGGGTTGGAAGGCTGCCGAAAAGCTTATTAGGCACTGGAAAATTCTTAGAGGAGATAAT GTGATGATCATTAGAGGCAAGGATAAAGGAGAAACTGGTGTAATTAAGCGTGTCATTCGCACTCAAAATCGTGTTATTGTCGAGGGCAAAAATCTG GTGAAGAAACATATTAAGCAAGGACAAGGTCATGAAGGTGGAATCTTTACCGTTGAAGCTCCCCTCCATGTATCAAATGTCCAAGTTGTTGATCCAGTAACAGG GAAGCCTTGTAAGGTTGGTATTAGATATCTTGAAGATGGTTCTAAAGTACGAGTTTCAAGAGGGATTGGAGCCTCTGGATCTATAATTCCTCGTTCAGAGATCTTAAAGATAAGGACTACTCCCAGACCTACAGTTG CTGGTCCCAAGGATACTCCAATGGATGTGGTTCTGGAGAAAACTTATGATGCTAAAACAGGGAAGGGCATGCCTGAACTTTAG